The DNA segment GTGAAATTGATGAGCTGGGAAATTTCAATCTGAATACTGCAGGCGCTCTGTTTTTTGCAAAAGACATCTCCAAATTCAGAATAGACCATGACATCAAGATGGTACGTTTCAATGGCAATGAAAGACTGGAAATTATTGACCGCTTCATGTCCAAAAGCCCATTTTTCATTTTGCTTGAAGAATTTGATGAATTTTTCTGGAAAAATACAAAATTAGGTGCAGTTGTGGAAGGTATGAAACGTGTTGACATACCTGAATATCCGATTAAAGCTATACGTGAAGGATTTGTAAATGCCCTAGCTCATAGAAACTATGAACTGATTGGAAACTGCATCACATTCTACATCTATGACAACAGAATTGAAATAATAAGTCCAGGAGAACTCCCATATCCTATGACATTGGAAACATTGGGGATAGAAGAAAATCCAAAACATAGAAATGAAAACATATGCAGAATTTTTGGAAGAACAAAGTACATGGAACACGTTGGTACCGGAATAAAACGTATGCGCGATGAAATGAGAGATGCAGGTTTAAAAGAACCTGAATTTTTCAATCATGGATTTTTTGGTGTAAGATTCTTTGGTCCTGATGGTAAATTGATATACAAAAAAGAAAATGAAAGTTACAACTTTAAAGACTAAACAGAATACAACCTTAATGAAAGACAATTAGAAGCTTTGAGAAAGATTGTAAATGAAAAATTCGTTTTTACATATAAAACTTATTGTAAATATTTCAATGTCTCTAGAACTACAAGTAGAAGAGATTTAGATGACTTAGTAGAAAAGAAATTAATTAAAAATATTAAATTAGGAAAAGAAAAAAATTTTTCAATGGTCAGATAAACTCAAATTTTGACCACATCTTTTAAAGTTGTTAAAATAAAAATATTGATTAATTATATTATAATTTATAACTTAAATATAATTTTAATTAATCATTATTTTAATTAAAATAAAATCAATGAAAAATGGCCATTTGATGGCCACATAATTTAAAATAATCTATTCACCAAAACTTACTCTTTCGAATTTTTCCAAAGCTTTTAGTGATTTAGTA comes from the Methanobrevibacter sp. genome and includes:
- a CDS encoding DeoR family transcriptional regulator, with translation MRKIVNEKFVFTYKTYCKYFNVSRTTSRRDLDDLVEKKLIKNIKLGKEKNFSMVR
- a CDS encoding ATP-binding protein gives rise to the protein MKLEVFISSNIEEFKEERKLLRDELLNDPVLNKFIEPYLFEYDGTKSQSADEVFINEVEYCDIYIGIIGSQYGDIYRHGYSATEYEYDTYMKKHADAYLFVKNVYTRDDGSKSFFNRISKKHKYKKFNNPQELVEEVKKSILECIQEKLNPGIFDVRLLKNSSCDDVDPRAIEIFFNSLTDKALKQLKGLRDLDKILEYIGAGEIDELGNFNLNTAGALFFAKDISKFRIDHDIKMVRFNGNERLEIIDRFMSKSPFFILLEEFDEFFWKNTKLGAVVEGMKRVDIPEYPIKAIREGFVNALAHRNYELIGNCITFYIYDNRIEIISPGELPYPMTLETLGIEENPKHRNENICRIFGRTKYMEHVGTGIKRMRDEMRDAGLKEPEFFNHGFFGVRFFGPDGKLIYKKENESYNFKD